A genomic region of Coriobacteriaceae bacterium contains the following coding sequences:
- a CDS encoding M23 family metallopeptidase, with product MDQRNARSYGDSRSGRRPDYDSEGVQGRFGRQEDWREAERKQAARKLTLREQAELEAAEMERERREAAERRAAEQRRRRQMAQQQAAEERMRRQQEEERRRNRPLEPETNVQGRFGRQSPRPNPERLERARATQQARQQYDYQRSTHSTRAQASAYEHERAQRPLRQMPTQADAQRQAQQRVQRQAAQEQPQQHMRQQRSVQREQAVQEHDEWQPRTQPQAGRVQEPQEAPDAQVVPAAHGGRHMPRVQQTEETQHASAYAQARQAQQAHEAQWGVDQGLGQHSKDQLDPFEPQVSQEAESQAQPWAQQQGRQSAYRPSFGDLEATSRYARESYGSSRKKGSFTVNPAGHSGKSMFDRRPNVDRTPSSHRSSSSKLPNISPKIIAIIAAIFVIVILVSLFNSCGQQGDADAGQTQGATASVAKQASLPTPIMSESSGITMHSAVAMEDLTEVLIHNASYAYANEITTQLKEAKNTDIIAAHGTGRVASEQPTGDKWMTGEFIRCFREGNAGPVMSAIDCGGPVGATVYAPVTGEVILVKQYKLYNEIDDYRIHIRPEGRPDLDVVLIHLTDVTVKAGDKVTAGVTPMAKIRDVFQYLGDSMQLKNYTAEGDNGNHTHIQVNNANHPEYTALDELKPQPVTPSEPNAQATSGASTPTTDA from the coding sequence ATGGATCAGCGTAATGCGCGTTCATATGGAGACTCCCGCTCGGGCCGGCGCCCCGACTACGATAGCGAGGGCGTGCAGGGTCGCTTTGGGCGCCAGGAGGACTGGCGCGAGGCGGAGCGCAAGCAGGCCGCTCGCAAGCTGACGCTACGCGAGCAAGCCGAGCTCGAGGCTGCCGAGATGGAGCGCGAACGTCGCGAGGCTGCCGAGCGCCGAGCCGCCGAGCAGCGACGTCGTCGTCAGATGGCGCAGCAACAGGCTGCCGAGGAGCGGATGCGCCGTCAGCAGGAGGAAGAGCGCCGTCGTAACAGGCCGCTCGAACCCGAGACGAACGTGCAGGGGCGTTTTGGTCGTCAGAGTCCACGCCCGAACCCCGAGCGCCTGGAACGTGCACGAGCCACCCAGCAGGCACGCCAACAATACGACTACCAGCGCTCGACGCATAGCACGCGAGCGCAGGCATCGGCATACGAGCATGAGCGAGCGCAGCGTCCTCTGCGCCAGATGCCGACACAGGCTGACGCGCAGCGTCAGGCGCAACAGCGGGTCCAACGTCAGGCTGCGCAGGAGCAACCACAGCAGCACATGCGCCAGCAACGCTCGGTGCAGCGCGAGCAGGCGGTGCAGGAGCATGACGAGTGGCAGCCACGCACACAGCCCCAGGCAGGCCGCGTGCAGGAGCCGCAGGAAGCCCCTGACGCGCAGGTCGTTCCCGCTGCGCACGGTGGGCGGCACATGCCGCGCGTGCAGCAGACGGAGGAGACGCAGCACGCATCCGCATATGCGCAGGCACGACAGGCGCAGCAGGCGCACGAGGCGCAATGGGGAGTCGACCAGGGCCTCGGGCAGCATTCCAAGGACCAGCTCGACCCATTCGAGCCGCAGGTTTCGCAAGAGGCAGAGTCGCAGGCTCAGCCCTGGGCACAACAGCAAGGACGGCAGTCGGCGTATAGACCGAGTTTCGGCGACCTCGAGGCGACGAGCCGCTATGCGCGCGAGAGCTACGGGTCGAGTCGCAAGAAAGGCTCCTTCACGGTAAACCCTGCGGGTCATTCGGGGAAGTCGATGTTCGATCGGCGTCCCAACGTCGACCGCACGCCAAGCAGTCACAGGAGCTCCAGTTCGAAGCTGCCAAACATATCGCCTAAGATCATCGCCATCATCGCTGCGATATTTGTCATCGTGATACTCGTGAGCCTCTTTAACTCTTGCGGTCAGCAGGGCGATGCAGATGCGGGCCAAACGCAGGGCGCCACGGCTTCCGTCGCAAAGCAGGCGTCTTTGCCTACACCCATCATGTCCGAGAGTTCGGGCATCACCATGCATTCTGCCGTCGCGATGGAGGACCTGACCGAGGTCCTGATTCACAACGCTTCCTATGCCTATGCAAACGAAATCACGACGCAGCTCAAAGAGGCCAAGAACACGGACATCATCGCGGCACACGGAACGGGACGCGTGGCTTCCGAGCAGCCCACGGGTGATAAGTGGATGACGGGCGAGTTCATCCGCTGCTTCAGAGAAGGCAACGCCGGCCCCGTCATGAGCGCGATCGACTGCGGCGGCCCCGTGGGGGCGACGGTGTATGCGCCGGTTACGGGAGAGGTTATCCTCGTCAAGCAGTACAAGCTCTATAACGAGATCGATGACTATCGCATACATATCCGTCCCGAGGGGCGCCCCGACTTGGACGTGGTGCTCATTCATCTGACTGACGTGACGGTGAAGGCTGGAGACAAGGTGACGGCGGGCGTGACGCCCATGGCCAAGATCCGCGATGTTTTCCAGTATCTTGGCGATTCGATGCAGCTCAAAAACTATACGGCCGAAGGCGATAACGGCAATCACACGCACATTCAGGTCAATAACGCCAATCATCCCGAATATACGGCGCTTGATGAGCTCAAGCCGCAGCCCGTGACGCCGAGCGAGCCGAACGCACAGGCTACCAGTGGTGCGAGTACGCCAACCACCGACGCATAG
- a CDS encoding helix-turn-helix transcriptional regulator, protein MNVEIAQRLAAMRREKGYSQEELANRLGLSRQAVSKWERAESSPDTGNLIALADLYGVTLDELVRVDVDIADDVRFEEADKETTVEVTAETITAAAESAAATAARAEAAARVHELKDELKDAVAQAAADAQPKAPDTPQPPPPDPKTRYAPQAPEGSPTSGHPARSPWATFPYPIACVIIYLVMGFVFGWWHPGWVVFLTIPIYYWIVRVVEDDPNWRASHDDTFSRG, encoded by the coding sequence ATGAACGTCGAAATCGCGCAGCGTCTTGCAGCCATGCGTCGCGAGAAGGGCTATAGCCAAGAGGAGCTTGCCAACAGACTCGGGCTCTCGCGTCAGGCCGTTTCGAAATGGGAACGGGCCGAGTCATCGCCCGACACGGGGAACCTTATCGCGTTGGCCGATCTCTACGGTGTGACGCTCGATGAGCTCGTACGCGTAGATGTCGACATCGCCGACGATGTCCGCTTCGAGGAGGCGGACAAGGAAACGACGGTCGAAGTAACCGCTGAGACGATCACGGCGGCAGCCGAAAGTGCAGCGGCGACAGCGGCCCGTGCTGAGGCGGCTGCACGGGTGCACGAGCTGAAGGACGAGCTGAAGGACGCCGTGGCGCAGGCAGCGGCCGATGCACAACCCAAAGCGCCCGATACGCCGCAGCCGCCACCGCCCGATCCAAAGACGCGCTATGCACCGCAGGCTCCAGAAGGTTCGCCAACATCCGGACACCCTGCACGCAGCCCCTGGGCGACATTTCCGTATCCTATCGCCTGCGTAATCATCTATTTGGTCATGGGCTTCGTTTTTGGCTGGTGGCATCCTGGTTGGGTGGTCTTTCTCACCATTCCCATCTATTACTGGATAGTGCGTGTTGTCGAGGATGACCCCAATTGGCGTGCATCCCATGATGACACGTTTTCGAGGGGCTGA
- a CDS encoding DUF4097 domain-containing protein, with protein MTRLTNSSYVKIGLLVLLAIVLCGGIVSCSARCTPSYDFDYSYDDVTMRETGAGSVAGADVQNVAIAWAAGSAIVTVCDDAETNGEVVFTETGSAVRSHPLRWTCENGTLYISYDSLKNGIFGCSSFGSKQLEVKIPRSVAQALVRFELDVASGDYTVEGLTCQTVKLGIASGTVEVTDAVVQNLKADIASGRVALAGDFTDTLDLKMASGDVSISTRQCPKSGKLDIASGSANVTLPGQSAFELSYDALSGRVDSDFSVRSGTPYAGPPNSNGSTVYGDASAEVTGRFDVDMASGNLAFRKM; from the coding sequence ATGACACGATTGACCAATTCCTCATATGTGAAGATAGGCCTTCTTGTGCTCCTGGCCATCGTGCTGTGCGGTGGTATCGTTAGTTGCTCCGCGCGCTGCACGCCAAGCTACGACTTCGACTATTCCTACGACGATGTCACCATGCGCGAGACTGGCGCGGGTTCTGTCGCCGGTGCGGATGTTCAAAACGTCGCCATCGCCTGGGCAGCTGGCTCTGCGATCGTCACCGTTTGCGACGATGCCGAGACGAATGGCGAGGTGGTCTTTACCGAGACGGGTTCGGCCGTACGCAGCCATCCTCTGCGCTGGACCTGCGAGAACGGTACGCTCTATATCAGTTATGACAGCCTGAAAAACGGCATCTTCGGTTGTTCGAGCTTTGGCTCCAAGCAGCTTGAGGTCAAGATTCCGCGTAGCGTCGCACAGGCGCTCGTTCGCTTCGAGCTCGATGTTGCTTCGGGTGATTACACGGTCGAGGGTCTGACATGTCAGACTGTGAAACTCGGCATCGCTTCCGGTACCGTTGAGGTGACCGATGCGGTTGTCCAGAATCTCAAAGCCGACATTGCGAGCGGACGCGTTGCCTTGGCCGGTGATTTCACCGATACGCTTGATCTGAAAATGGCCAGCGGCGATGTCAGCATTTCGACTAGGCAGTGTCCCAAGAGCGGAAAGCTGGACATCGCGAGCGGCTCGGCAAACGTTACGCTTCCAGGCCAGAGCGCTTTCGAGCTCTCCTACGATGCCCTGTCGGGTCGAGTTGATAGCGATTTTTCCGTGCGATCGGGCACGCCCTATGCCGGACCGCCCAACTCAAACGGAAGCACTGTCTACGGTGATGCGAGTGCCGAGGTCACGGGACGCTTTGACGTGGATATGGCAAGCGGAAACCTTGCCTTCCGCAAGATGTAG
- the pth gene encoding aminoacyl-tRNA hydrolase, whose amino-acid sequence MDYRLIAGLGNPGPEYEATRHNAGFLALDLLADELGARYWKNESGALVAHVQHGGEELLLVKPQAYMNTSGGPISKLAAAHKIAPAELLVIHDEMDLEPGTIRVKVGGGHGGHNGLKSIHAKLGSDAYTRVRVGTGHPPGRKPVTDFVLQVPKGAEAENFEHAVALAADAALCAIDEGATTAMNRFNRG is encoded by the coding sequence ATGGACTACAGGCTCATAGCAGGTTTGGGCAATCCTGGCCCCGAGTACGAGGCCACGCGGCATAATGCTGGCTTTCTCGCACTTGACCTGCTTGCCGATGAGCTGGGAGCGCGTTACTGGAAGAACGAGAGTGGAGCGCTCGTCGCGCATGTGCAGCATGGTGGCGAGGAGCTGCTGCTTGTCAAACCGCAGGCGTATATGAACACAAGCGGTGGTCCCATCAGCAAGCTTGCCGCTGCGCACAAGATCGCCCCTGCCGAGCTGCTCGTCATCCACGACGAGATGGATCTCGAACCGGGGACGATACGCGTGAAGGTGGGTGGTGGCCATGGTGGCCATAACGGCCTCAAGTCGATTCACGCCAAGCTTGGAAGCGATGCGTACACGCGCGTGCGCGTGGGTACGGGGCATCCGCCGGGACGCAAGCCCGTGACGGATTTCGTGCTTCAAGTGCCCAAGGGGGCCGAGGCGGAGAACTTCGAGCATGCGGTTGCACTTGCCGCCGATGCCGCGCTTTGCGCGATTGACGAGGGCGCGACAACTGCCATGAACAGGTTTAACCGAGGGTAG
- the upp gene encoding uracil phosphoribosyltransferase, translating into MASVHVIDHPLIEAKLTHMRDRDTTSPEFRMLLKEISILMGYEITRDFPTKLREVDTPICRGSFPVLKDDFFTIVPILRAGLGMVDGLLELMPFAHVGHIGLVRNEQTHLPEEYYYKMPEGYESSVIMVVDPMLATGGSAVDAISSLKKRGCNNIRLVNLVAAPQGIEAVRAAHPDVDIYVAAVDEGLNEDAYIVPGLGDAGDRIFGTK; encoded by the coding sequence ATGGCAAGCGTGCACGTCATCGACCATCCGCTCATCGAGGCCAAGCTCACGCACATGCGCGATCGCGATACGACCTCGCCTGAGTTCAGAATGCTCCTCAAGGAGATTTCCATCCTCATGGGCTATGAGATCACGCGCGATTTTCCCACCAAGCTACGCGAGGTCGATACGCCGATTTGCCGCGGTTCCTTTCCCGTTCTCAAGGATGACTTCTTCACCATCGTGCCCATCTTACGTGCCGGTCTCGGTATGGTCGACGGCCTGCTGGAGCTCATGCCCTTTGCCCACGTGGGTCATATCGGTCTCGTGCGAAACGAGCAGACGCACCTGCCCGAGGAGTACTACTACAAGATGCCCGAGGGCTACGAAAGCTCCGTCATCATGGTGGTCGATCCCATGTTGGCTACCGGCGGAAGCGCGGTCGACGCCATCTCGAGTCTCAAGAAACGCGGCTGTAACAACATCCGCCTCGTGAACTTGGTGGCCGCACCGCAGGGAATCGAAGCGGTGCGCGCGGCCCATCCCGATGTCGACATCTACGTCGCCGCCGTGGACGAGGGCCTGAACGAGGATGCTTACATCGTTCCCGGTCTGGGCGATGCGGGTGACCGCATCTTCGGCACGAAATAG
- a CDS encoding IS1249 family transposase, whose amino-acid sequence MNNIKCPVCGGKMVRNGKTAAGSQRWLCKSCRATTTHKLDNTAKQLKTFLKWLLSNERQADMAGGGRTFRRKCSKFWSIWPLAPITGEVHHVVFADGIYLARNVVVLIACTQEHVIGWYLARSENSRSWAALMGKIPPPDVVVCDGGTGFEKARKRVWPTTRVQRCTFHAFCQVRAQTTSRPKLQAGVELYGLAKELLAIKEVASALAWLEAYSAWCSRWEGFLAERTLDEESGRMRWTHERLVTARNGLNRLVSKNLLFTFLDPELTCDGPIPSMNNKIEGGINAQLRRMLRDHRGLSLMRRAKAIFWWCYVHTEVPLPAAEILKTMPTDDDIEELCRQVSTESQRTDGPEEWGDGLVWAELRHALPWRAEWD is encoded by the coding sequence ATGAACAACATCAAATGCCCTGTGTGCGGGGGCAAGATGGTACGGAACGGCAAGACTGCTGCAGGATCGCAGCGTTGGCTTTGCAAGTCTTGCAGGGCGACCACCACGCACAAACTAGATAACACCGCAAAGCAGCTAAAGACCTTCCTCAAATGGCTTCTCTCGAACGAGCGCCAGGCAGACATGGCCGGTGGCGGCCGTACGTTCAGACGCAAGTGTTCAAAGTTCTGGAGCATCTGGCCGCTGGCTCCGATCACAGGGGAGGTCCACCATGTCGTCTTCGCAGATGGCATCTATCTGGCCCGCAACGTCGTCGTCTTGATCGCCTGCACCCAAGAGCATGTGATCGGCTGGTATCTCGCGCGTTCGGAGAACTCGAGGTCATGGGCTGCCCTCATGGGCAAGATACCCCCGCCGGATGTCGTGGTCTGCGATGGCGGCACGGGATTCGAGAAAGCGCGCAAGAGGGTATGGCCGACAACCCGCGTCCAACGCTGCACCTTCCATGCTTTTTGCCAAGTCAGGGCGCAGACGACGTCACGTCCCAAGCTGCAAGCCGGAGTCGAACTCTACGGATTGGCCAAGGAGCTGCTCGCGATCAAGGAGGTGGCTTCAGCATTGGCCTGGCTTGAAGCCTATAGCGCATGGTGTTCCAGGTGGGAGGGTTTCCTCGCCGAAAGGACCCTCGATGAGGAAAGCGGACGGATGCGCTGGACGCATGAGAGGCTGGTAACGGCGAGGAACGGCTTGAACAGGCTCGTGAGCAAGAACCTGCTGTTCACCTTCCTGGATCCAGAGCTTACCTGCGACGGGCCAATCCCGAGCATGAACAACAAGATCGAGGGAGGAATCAACGCACAGCTCAGACGCATGCTGAGAGACCATCGAGGGCTGAGTTTGATGAGAAGGGCGAAGGCTATCTTTTGGTGGTGCTATGTTCATACGGAAGTCCCGCTTCCGGCAGCTGAGATTCTGAAAACCATGCCTACGGATGACGATATAGAGGAACTGTGCAGGCAAGTATCGACAGAATCTCAGAGAACCGATGGTCCTGAAGAGTGGGGCGATGGGCTAGTCTGGGCAGAACTCAGGCATGCTCTCCCATGGCGCGCCGAATGGGATTAG
- a CDS encoding metallopeptidase family protein: MVHMSDDEFEELVQEALDAMPEQFMEDMENVAVVIADEPTEDELNRIDDDGRPAGTWYGEEILGLYSGVPLTERYYDDMDGGFPDVITIFKGPHERCFSTRKQIAEEVRKTVIHEIGHHFGLDDARLHEMGY; the protein is encoded by the coding sequence ATGGTTCACATGAGCGATGACGAATTCGAGGAACTTGTCCAGGAAGCGCTGGATGCTATGCCCGAGCAATTCATGGAAGACATGGAGAACGTCGCGGTGGTCATCGCCGACGAGCCCACCGAAGACGAGCTCAATCGTATCGATGACGATGGACGGCCGGCTGGCACCTGGTATGGCGAGGAGATTCTGGGCCTTTACAGCGGCGTGCCCCTCACCGAGCGCTACTACGATGACATGGATGGCGGCTTCCCGGACGTCATCACCATCTTCAAGGGTCCGCACGAGCGTTGCTTTTCCACGCGCAAGCAAATCGCCGAAGAGGTTCGCAAGACCGTCATCCACGAGATCGGCCATCACTTCGGTCTGGATGACGCGCGTCTCCACGAGATGGGGTATTAG
- a CDS encoding BspA family leucine-rich repeat surface protein: MGTLKRIGAYVLALALAATFMPTMALATPEQAKNHDAPLIAQEATDAQAYGDLLWQIDDTGKLKIWPVNGESGTLSISGNAPWQAQAASITSVELADGIYAGSLGGMFRGCSSLVTVDLSNLDTTDASNMSSMFSACSSLLMVDLSSFDTSNLMRMGGMFAGCTSLVAVDLSSFDTSACSDMRGIFSNCNSLVRVKLGDKFRFTSEESKLPESEWQSATTGETYTSEQIYTDRQGIADTYTNLKPAVEAPVITDETAVTWTKGSKDGFSLRSDANILLFESVKVDGTSVDAANYEVTEGSTIVALKPSYLQTLTEGEHAIDIVSITGSANAKFTVAPDPTAVKPDPEPEPKPEPKPDPEPEPKPEPTPDPEPIPDPEPQPDPNPTDQGQTMYRMYNPNSGEHFYTASVEERNDLMWRGWKPEGIAWTAPSWGTPVFRLYNPNAGEHHYTTSEIERAVLIYAGWNDEGVGWYADTEQRVPVYRVYNPNAFSNNHHYTTDWGERDVLIDMGWRDEGIGWHGIDF; encoded by the coding sequence ATGGGCACGTTAAAACGAATCGGAGCATATGTTCTTGCGTTGGCACTCGCGGCAACCTTTATGCCGACGATGGCGCTTGCGACACCAGAGCAGGCAAAGAACCACGATGCACCCCTTATCGCCCAGGAGGCAACCGACGCCCAAGCCTACGGTGACCTTCTCTGGCAGATCGACGATACCGGCAAGCTGAAGATTTGGCCTGTCAACGGGGAAAGCGGAACACTGAGCATTTCTGGCAACGCACCATGGCAAGCGCAGGCCGCTAGCATCACAAGCGTCGAGCTTGCCGATGGCATCTACGCCGGCAGCCTGGGCGGCATGTTTCGCGGGTGCTCCTCGCTCGTCACCGTCGACTTATCCAATCTCGACACGACCGACGCATCCAACATGAGCAGTATGTTCTCCGCTTGCAGCTCCCTGCTCATGGTTGACCTCTCGTCGTTTGATACCTCAAATCTTATGCGCATGGGCGGTATGTTCGCTGGTTGTACCTCCCTTGTTGCCGTTGACCTGTCAAGTTTTGATACGAGCGCATGTTCGGATATGAGAGGCATCTTCTCCAACTGCAATTCCCTCGTCCGCGTAAAGCTTGGCGACAAGTTCCGTTTCACGAGTGAGGAGAGCAAGCTTCCGGAAAGCGAATGGCAATCTGCAACAACAGGCGAAACCTATACTTCGGAGCAGATTTATACCGACCGCCAAGGTATTGCAGACACATATACCAACCTCAAGCCCGCGGTCGAGGCTCCCGTCATCACCGACGAGACGGCGGTCACCTGGACGAAAGGCTCCAAGGACGGCTTCTCGCTTCGCTCGGATGCGAATATCCTGCTCTTCGAGAGCGTGAAGGTTGACGGCACCTCCGTTGATGCCGCAAATTACGAGGTCACTGAGGGCTCGACAATCGTCGCGCTCAAACCCTCATATCTCCAGACGCTGACCGAAGGCGAACATGCCATCGACATTGTCTCCATCACCGGTTCGGCAAATGCGAAGTTCACGGTTGCTCCCGACCCCACCGCCGTCAAGCCCGATCCAGAGCCGGAGCCCAAGCCCGAGCCAAAGCCCGATCCCGAGCCGGAACCCAAACCCGAGCCCACACCAGACCCCGAACCGATTCCCGATCCCGAGCCGCAGCCAGACCCCAATCCAACGGATCAGGGCCAAACCATGTACCGCATGTACAACCCCAACTCGGGTGAGCACTTCTATACGGCAAGCGTCGAAGAGCGTAACGACCTCATGTGGCGCGGCTGGAAGCCCGAAGGCATTGCGTGGACCGCTCCCTCATGGGGCACCCCTGTGTTCCGCCTCTACAACCCCAATGCGGGCGAGCATCACTACACGACAAGCGAAATCGAGCGCGCCGTCCTCATATATGCGGGATGGAACGACGAAGGCGTTGGCTGGTATGCCGACACCGAGCAGCGCGTGCCGGTTTATCGCGTATACAATCCCAACGCCTTCTCAAACAATCATCACTACACGACTGACTGGGGCGAGCGCGACGTCCTCATCGACATGGGCTGGCGCGACGAGGGCATCGGCTGGCACGGCATCGACTTCTAG
- a CDS encoding IS1249 family transposase has translation MSAFLLTCLFRQAFRREKLPSGQDDALSSPRCDVCGSEMKGNGYTKAGTKRWRCKSCGASKTRRIDNAAKLLRAFLAWILSKRSIADLGYSRSTFWRKCAGFWELWPIAPFTGEVFDTVFLDGIWFSHDAVVLVARSKEHVIAWHLAQRECSSSWAALMMRIPAPMLVVSDGSTGLAKAARTVWPGTRIQRCVVHAARQVKRYTTKSPKLECGRELLGIANRLTRAKDEDAMREWLVDYAQWCSDWSEFLKEFTVKDGRRVYTHERLRRARGSLNRLVKEGTLFTFIEMQRERGGRWDSTNNPIESLNAQLREMLRLHRGLPLLHRVKAVMWWCYMHTEEPESPAEILRRMPRDEDVDGLFATVSGEGRHSDGSPERYGKAIDWNEFHMPTRYRQ, from the coding sequence GTGTCCGCTTTCCTCTTGACGTGCCTGTTCAGGCAAGCTTTCCGAAGGGAAAAGTTGCCTAGTGGACAGGATGACGCCTTGAGTAGCCCGAGATGCGACGTTTGCGGAAGCGAGATGAAGGGGAACGGATACACGAAGGCAGGGACCAAGCGCTGGCGGTGCAAGTCGTGCGGTGCCTCCAAGACGAGAAGGATTGACAACGCCGCCAAGCTGCTCCGGGCCTTCCTTGCCTGGATCCTCTCCAAGAGGTCGATCGCCGATCTCGGATACAGCAGGTCGACCTTCTGGCGAAAGTGCGCCGGGTTCTGGGAGCTTTGGCCCATCGCCCCTTTCACCGGCGAGGTCTTCGACACGGTCTTTCTCGACGGCATCTGGTTTTCCCACGACGCCGTCGTGCTCGTCGCGCGCTCCAAGGAGCACGTGATCGCATGGCACCTGGCGCAAAGGGAGTGCTCGAGCTCCTGGGCGGCGCTGATGATGAGGATACCCGCTCCGATGCTGGTGGTGTCGGACGGATCCACCGGGCTCGCGAAGGCGGCGCGCACCGTATGGCCCGGCACCAGGATACAGCGCTGCGTCGTGCATGCCGCGCGCCAGGTCAAGCGCTACACGACCAAGAGTCCCAAGCTCGAGTGCGGCCGCGAGCTCCTGGGCATCGCGAACCGCCTGACGAGGGCCAAAGACGAGGACGCGATGAGGGAGTGGCTCGTCGACTACGCGCAGTGGTGCTCCGATTGGAGCGAGTTCCTGAAGGAGTTCACGGTGAAAGACGGCAGGAGGGTCTACACGCACGAGAGGCTGCGGCGGGCCAGGGGAAGCCTCAACCGCCTGGTGAAGGAAGGGACGCTTTTCACATTCATCGAGATGCAAAGGGAGCGCGGCGGGCGCTGGGATTCCACCAACAACCCGATCGAGAGCCTGAACGCGCAACTGAGGGAGATGCTCAGGCTGCATCGGGGATTGCCGCTGCTGCACCGCGTGAAGGCCGTCATGTGGTGGTGCTACATGCACACCGAAGAGCCCGAGAGCCCGGCGGAGATCCTGCGCCGCATGCCGAGGGACGAAGACGTCGACGGGCTTTTCGCAACCGTCTCGGGCGAGGGCCGGCATTCGGATGGAAGCCCGGAGAGGTATGGGAAGGCCATCGACTGGAACGAGTTTCACATGCCGACGAGGTACCGTCAGTGA
- a CDS encoding carbamate kinase, with protein MNQTDLMGKRVVIALGGNALGDDPKEQRAHIADSAKFIAKMIKEGINVVITHGNGPQVGIINQAFEVAHDDDPAHVPFMPLQDCNAMSQGYIGAQLTCALMNQLHEFDIMRSVVDVVTHVVVDDDDPAFKDLEKPIGAFMTKDEAEKLSKAENVPVKEDSGRGWRRVVASPRPQHILEIDQIRDLMDAGYVVVACGGAGIPVVENDDLYTEVEAVIDKDLTSSILAWKLRADFLVILTAVDKVCLNFNTPQQKEIDAMTVHEAREYIEQGQFAPGSMLPKVQACVEFVEAHPGGRALIASLEHAAEALRGEGGTLITA; from the coding sequence ATGAACCAGACCGATCTGATGGGCAAGCGCGTCGTCATCGCCCTGGGTGGAAACGCCCTGGGGGATGACCCCAAGGAGCAGCGCGCCCATATTGCCGATAGCGCCAAATTCATTGCCAAGATGATCAAGGAGGGCATCAACGTCGTCATCACCCACGGCAATGGCCCCCAGGTCGGCATCATCAACCAGGCCTTCGAGGTGGCCCATGACGATGATCCCGCCCACGTGCCCTTCATGCCGCTGCAAGACTGTAACGCCATGAGCCAGGGATACATCGGTGCCCAGCTCACCTGCGCCCTCATGAATCAGTTGCACGAGTTCGATATCATGCGTTCGGTAGTCGATGTCGTGACCCACGTGGTGGTGGACGATGACGATCCCGCGTTCAAGGACCTGGAAAAGCCCATCGGCGCCTTTATGACCAAGGACGAGGCGGAGAAGCTCTCCAAAGCCGAGAACGTGCCGGTCAAGGAGGATTCCGGTCGCGGTTGGCGTCGCGTCGTGGCAAGCCCCCGCCCGCAGCACATCCTCGAGATCGACCAGATCCGCGACCTCATGGATGCAGGCTACGTAGTCGTTGCCTGCGGAGGCGCCGGCATTCCCGTCGTCGAGAACGACGACCTCTACACCGAGGTCGAAGCCGTCATCGACAAGGACCTCACGAGCTCGATTCTGGCTTGGAAGCTCCGGGCGGACTTCCTCGTCATCCTCACCGCCGTTGACAAGGTATGCCTCAACTTCAACACGCCGCAGCAAAAGGAAATCGACGCAATGACGGTGCACGAAGCGCGGGAGTACATCGAGCAGGGGCAGTTCGCCCCCGGTAGCATGCTGCCCAAGGTGCAGGCTTGCGTGGAGTTCGTCGAAGCGCATCCCGGCGGTCGGGCCCTCATCGCCTCGCTCGAGCACGCGGCAGAGGCCCTGCGTGGCGAGGGCGGCACCCTCATTACGGCATAG